The Streptococcus sp. VT 162 genome has a window encoding:
- a CDS encoding histidine motif-containing protein — protein MKINKKYLAGSAAALILSVCSYELGLYQARTVKENNRVSYIDGKQAAQKTENLTPDEVSKKEGINAEQIVIKITDQGYVTSHGDHYHYYNGKVPYDAIISEELLMKDPNYQLKDEDIISEIKGGYVIKVDGKYYVYLKDASHADNVRTKEEINRQKQEHSQHREGGTSANDGAVALARSQGRYTTDDGYIFNASDIIEDTGDAYIVPHGNHYHYIPKSELSASELAAAEAFLSGRSGQSNTPTYRRTNNNSTSSDVDRWTPSYNNQGNSYTNTNTANNSSDDNQASQSDEDIDSLLKQLYALPLSQRHVESDGLVFDPAQITSRTARGVAVPHGNHYHFIPYSQMSELEERIARIIPLQYSSNHRVPDSRPEQPSPQPTPEPSPSPQPAPNPQPSPSNPIDEKLVKQAIRKVADGYVFEENGTSRYIPAKELSAETAAAIDSKLAKQESLAHKLGAKKTNLPSGDRGFYNKAYDLLARIHQDLLANKGRKVDFDALDKLLERLNDESSDKVKLVEDVLAFLAPIRHPERLGKPNAQIAYTDDEIQVAKLAGKYTTEDGYIFDPRDITSDEGDAYVTPHMTHSHWIKKDSLSEAERAAAQAYAKEKGLTPPSTGNTETKGAEAIYNRVKAAKKVPLDRMPYNLQHTVEVKNGSLIIPHYDHYHNIKFEWFDEGLYEAPKGYSLEDLFATVKYYVEHPNERPHSDSGWGNASDHVQRNQNGQADNNHTDKPSVEKPRADKPEEEKPREEKPQSEKPESPKPTEEPEEELPEEPEEPQVETEKVEAKLREAEELLAKIQDPIIKSNAKETLTGLKNNLLFGAQDNNTIMAEAEKLLALLKESK, from the coding sequence ATGAAAATTAATAAAAAATACCTTGCTGGTTCTGCGGCAGCTTTAATTTTAAGTGTCTGTTCTTACGAGTTGGGACTGTATCAAGCTAGAACAGTCAAAGAAAATAATCGTGTTTCCTATATAGATGGAAAACAGGCGGCACAAAAAACGGAGAATCTGACTCCTGATGAGGTTAGCAAGAAAGAAGGCATCAATGCGGAGCAAATCGTCATCAAGATAACAGACCAGGGCTATGTCACTTCGCATGGCGACCACTATCATTACTATAATGGCAAAGTCCCTTATGACGCTATCATCAGTGAAGAGTTGCTGATGAAGGATCCAAACTACCAGCTCAAGGACGAGGATATTATCAGTGAAATCAAGGGTGGTTATGTTATCAAGGTAGATGGAAAATACTATGTTTACCTTAAGGACGCATCCCATGCGGATAATGTCCGTACGAAAGAAGAAATCAATCGGCAAAAACAAGAGCATAGTCAGCATCGTGAAGGAGGAACTTCAGCAAACGATGGTGCGGTAGCCTTGGCACGTTCACAGGGACGCTATACCACGGATGATGGATATATCTTTAATGCATCCGATATCATTGAAGATACTGGTGATGCTTATATCGTTCCTCATGGCAACCATTACCATTACATTCCTAAGAGTGAGTTATCAGCCAGCGAATTGGCTGCCGCAGAAGCCTTCCTATCTGGTAGAAGTGGCCAATCAAATACGCCTACTTATCGCCGTACCAATAACAACAGTACCAGCAGCGATGTAGATAGATGGACTCCATCCTATAATAATCAAGGCAATAGCTATACGAACACGAACACAGCTAACAACAGTAGCGACGATAACCAAGCAAGTCAGAGTGATGAGGATATTGATAGCCTTCTGAAACAACTTTATGCCTTGCCACTCAGCCAACGACACGTAGAATCTGATGGCCTTGTCTTTGACCCAGCACAGATTACAAGTCGAACAGCTAGAGGAGTTGCTGTGCCTCATGGGAACCATTACCATTTCATCCCTTATTCACAGATGTCTGAATTGGAAGAACGAATCGCTCGTATTATTCCTCTACAGTACAGTTCGAACCATAGGGTGCCGGATTCAAGACCAGAACAACCAAGTCCACAACCGACTCCGGAACCTAGTCCAAGCCCGCAACCTGCACCAAATCCTCAACCATCTCCAAGCAATCCAATTGACGAAAAATTGGTTAAACAGGCGATTCGAAAAGTAGCTGACGGCTATGTCTTTGAGGAGAATGGAACCTCACGTTATATTCCTGCCAAGGAACTTTCAGCAGAAACTGCTGCAGCCATTGATAGTAAGCTAGCCAAGCAAGAAAGTTTAGCTCATAAGCTCGGAGCTAAGAAAACCAATCTCCCATCTGGTGATCGAGGATTTTACAATAAGGCTTATGATTTACTAGCAAGAATTCATCAGGACTTACTTGCTAATAAAGGTCGTAAAGTTGATTTTGACGCTTTGGATAAACTGTTGGAACGTTTAAATGATGAAAGCAGTGATAAAGTTAAGTTGGTCGAAGATGTACTTGCATTTCTCGCACCGATTCGTCATCCAGAACGTTTAGGAAAACCAAATGCGCAAATTGCCTACACTGATGATGAGATTCAGGTAGCCAAGTTGGCAGGCAAGTATACAACAGAAGATGGCTATATCTTTGATCCCCGTGATATCACCAGTGATGAGGGGGATGCCTATGTAACTCCACATATGACCCATAGTCATTGGATTAAGAAAGATAGTTTGTCTGAAGCCGAAAGAGCGGCAGCCCAGGCTTATGCTAAAGAGAAAGGTTTAACACCTCCTTCGACAGGAAATACAGAGACTAAAGGAGCAGAAGCTATCTACAACCGCGTGAAAGCAGCTAAGAAGGTGCCTCTTGATCGTATGCCTTACAATCTCCAACATACCGTGGAAGTTAAAAACGGTAGTTTAATCATTCCTCATTATGATCATTACCATAACATCAAATTTGAGTGGTTTGACGAAGGACTTTATGAGGCACCTAAGGGGTATAGTCTAGAAGATCTCTTTGCGACTGTGAAGTACTATGTCGAACATCCAAACGAACGTCCGCATTCAGATAGTGGTTGGGGAAATGCAAGTGACCATGTTCAAAGAAACCAAAATGGTCAAGCTGATAACAATCATACGGATAAACCATCAGTAGAGAAACCTCGGGCAGACAAACCTGAGGAAGAAAAGCCGCGCGAAGAGAAGCCTCAAAGTGAGAAACCAGAATCTCCAAAACCAACTGAGGAGCCGGAAGAAGAATTACCAGAGGAACCAGAAGAACCTCAGGTCGAGACTGAAAAGGTTGAAGCGAAGTTGAGAGAGGCTGAAGAGCTACTTGCAAAGATCCAAGACCCCATTATCAAGTCCAATGCCAAAGAAACTCTCACTGGCTTAAAAAATAACCTGCTATTTGGTGCTCAGGATAACAATACCATTATGGCTGAAGCTGAAAAGTTGTTGGCTTTATTAAAGGAGAGCAAGTAA